The genomic segment AAGGGTGTATTTGGTTTCACTATCAATTCGATATCTGCAATTGGAATGCGATTTCAAGCCACATAAATGGACAACACATGAAGTTTTAACCTGAAACAACATAAAACACACTAGTTTGAATTGCCTAGAACCACCGATATAGGATGTACTCCGCAAGACAATCATGAAATCTAACTACTTATTGGGAAGCAACTAGTTTCCAAAGTTAAGAATGTACAGGGCAATGAATGGTTGTTCATAGCAATGATCCACAATTCTCTCCGGCTAGGTCCAAGAATCTAATCGTATTTTTAACACGCTCCCAAAAATCTTGAGTATCGACCAGCAATAAGCAGCAATGTTGGAACCACTACAATATAAGATTGTGTGTTTATACTTTAATAGATCGCGATAACACAGTTCGTCAAAGATGTTAAATCCACATTCACACCATAATCCATCACAAGACAACACACATTTATGACCAAATCATCAACTACGACAGAATTTCAGACACATCATCAAGCTCAAGTAACCTTCTTTGGGATAAGGCACTCACCTGCTTTTTTCTTCCAACCATTAATCATTGGACTTTTTCACATAACACTGCAAACTCATAGTTCCTAAACTATCTCCCCACACGTATAAACAATCACAACGTTGCAATAAGTGATTCAGATATTTTCCAGATAAATCTACAAGATTATATATTCATACTCTTAAAAACTTAAAAGGTCACCTAAAAACACTTAACTTCATTATAAAGAAGAGGAGATGTAACAAAGTTACAGCATTGAACATTGACAAGGAGAACTAAAAGCAAAACAATATATAAGTGTACATACAGCATTATAAAATGAACGCACGATCCATTTAACAGTCAAGATTTCATTTGAAAGTAATTCTGAATTTCAATACAGAATTCAGATCATGGGAATCACATATAGGTCTACCAATCGCATAAGTTGAACATTGTaccaatttatttttcttttaaattcgAACTCTCGGATTTGAGTGAGATATTATTGAGCCTCTCTAATGCTAAAACAAGAGCCTGTGTTCCTAAATCGCCTTCTCCATGAGCCTTTAGTGACACATACAGCTGCTGAGCTAATGCTAACCCAGGCAAAGCCAACCCCATATTCTGGCATTCCCTCAAACATATCCCCAAATCTTTAACAAAATGATTCACATAAAACCCAGCTTCGAAATCCCTGTTCAGTATCCTGTTCCCATACAAATCCAAAGATTTCGAACCCGCGGCCCCAGTGGATATTGCATTCAAGTAATTGGTCAAATCCAAACCAGCTTTTGATGCATAAATCAAACCCTCACACAGACCCACCATGGTGGTGGCTATGGTTACTTGGTTGGCTAATTTGCAAAACTGCCCCTTTCCAGGTCCTCCCATATAATACACTCTACCTAAATGGTTTAACAATGGTGTGACGCGTGTGGTTACGGCTTCGTCTCCACCGGCGAAAATGGAGAGGGAACCGAGGCGGGCGCCGCGGTCTCCGCCAGATACGGGTGCGTCGATTGAGGAACAGGAAGCGGAAGTGGCGGCGGAGTGGATTTCGACGGCAAGGGAAGGGTCGGATGTGGTCATGTCGACTAGTACTCCACCTGATCGGAGGCCGGCGAGGGCACCGGATGTGGGGTGGAGGATGACGTGGCGGACGTCGGAGGGGTAGCCCACGATGGAGAATACGACGTCGGACTTTGAAGCCAAGGAATTAGGGGAGTCGGCCCAGTGGGCTCCCATGGAGAGTAGGGAATCTGCTTTGGATTTGGTGCGGGTGAAGACGGTCACTGTGTAGCCGGCCTTGAGGAGATGCGAGCACATGGATTGGCCCATCACTCCGGTGCCGATCCAGCCCACTTTGGTGTTTTCTGGGCTAACAGGCTGAGAAGAGGAGGGGGCGGCGGCCATGGAGCGGAGGAGGAGGAGAGTCTTAGAGTAGGCGAGCGTGGTGAAGTGGAGGAGTGAGCGATGTGGAGACAATCGCATGTTTTCTTGTGGCTCTCCtaaaattatgttttttttaaacttgaaaataaataaataaataaaatagtcaACAAGCTTCATTGCTCATGGTTTCATGTGTGACATGGGTTTTATTCGAATTTAGTACGTAGGTAGTACATGATATCAATGACTATAAGAAAGTCGCATTAACTTTTCTCAAAGCTTTTGGTTTAATTTTGGGTTAAATCAGGTTCAAATCTCAATTTTTATAGATATTATACATttgattatatataaatatgatgTACGTTTATAACTACTGGATTAGATGTTatcttcaaatatttaattttcgtTTAGATATTATTCTCTTCACTGTTCTTTTTTAGTAAAATCGCAATTACTACATCTCGAACATAAGATATTATCTTTTTGTTGTAACATTGGTGTCACTAGACCAAAAATTGGTTGCTTCTAATAGTGAGATATCTATTACTAAAATGAAAATTGTCATATCTCTTCCAAATAAACTAAACATACATGGATTTACTTATAATCCACATATCTGTCCTAAATTGAAATTTGCCTAGTTAATTTGCTACTACACTTGATCCGCTAAAATAAAATTCGCCAACAAAAGTGTATATATCAATTTACTCAAAAGAAATGATCTATATCAATTAGTTAATACTAAACAATTAATTGCTAGTTACTTATTATCAGATAATAAACTTTAATCGATAGGCCTCTCGCAGCTCTAGCTAGTTGATGAACAAGAGCTTATGCCAACCATATTAAATTCTATTGTTTATTAATAATTCGATGGGTCAGCGCGAAATAAAGAAGATTTTAGCTAGTTAATTATTATCAGATATATATTTTAACAACCCTAGCTAACAGAAGAGATGCCATTGCAACGAGATATCTTATTTTTATGCTTCTTCCTTTTTGAGTTATTTCAAGGCAAATGTAAAGGACATGGCGCAGAAGAAGCCGATGATTGTCTCGACTATTGTTCAGTTGGTGGTGCGCAGTGTAATGGTTCTTGAGCGAATGGGGAAGTCTTATGCACTTAGATGTGCAGATTGATCGAGCACAAACTTAATAAGGCTAAACTGTTAGTGTGATAGTTTAAGCTTTCTTGGCTCAAGAAATAGGCCAAAACTTAATCAAACGGAGCAAAATATACCATAGGAAAATAGAGATGATTGAGGGAATGAGGCACTCGATCTCATCAACCAACGTTAAAGAGCATGTACTTATTATTCTAACAATATTGAAAATTTCTATCTGCCCATAATGATTATCCTTGAGCTAGAATTATATGGAAATAATCAGGAAAAACACATGAAATAGAGAAAAAATCTATACCAAAGCCCTAGCTTTTAAATCTCTGTTGACAAGAGATGGATTTGGCTCTTGGCGCAGAACTTGCAGCAGACCCCTTCTCTTACCCTGTATGTACAAGTTTTAGAGTTCATACGGCTAAAACAATCTCCCATGTAATAAGTACATttccaaaacaaaaaattataattttagtcatttacgttgttaaattttagttttaatttgtttttttttttcaattttatgtatttttttttatgtaacaCTAATATAATGTTAGTTTGACATTGACACGACATATATATAATACGAATGTGTGTATGTCATGTCAATTGGGAAAAAATTATTGAAACTGCCAAAAATTGAATGACTAATAAATTTAACAACTCTCTCGGAAATCAaaatctcaaaaacataaacatcTATTGATTACATATGTGAGGCATGTCAACGGTGTAATGGGTATAGTATATATACTAAAGCACTGGTTCTAATCTCAAGGAAATGAGTAATTAGTTGGGAACTGTGTACCAAGAGAGGTGAAATGATCTGATCTCCGTTACTGCATCTGTCGTCCCTTTGTTGTTGTTTTAGCATGAGGCAATTTTGTATATTCTCGAACATttcatatatctccgccataaGCTTGGCCCTTCCTTCTAAACTTTCCAAGAAAACCCTCCGTAAAACTTCGGCTTCATCTTCAAGAACTTGCAATCTTCGTTTAATCTCTTCCATTTTGCTCCTTTGGAACCGATTCTGGGACAATGTGCGACCTGTGGCATGATTTGAAGCCAAAAATCCCGATGCACCAGCATCGAGAACATCTAGATCTCCAGACATTTCCTTTTGgttcttgaaaatttgaatGCAATTGCACTCTTGCTTGTGATAGCTAGAGAGTTGCCGAGGCTGACTTTAGTTGTAGTGAGAATCCGAGAGGCAGTATAAGATACAATTATGTTACATAAGATTTGAAGTATTGTAATTGGTGTTTTCTGCATGCAAAATTTGTCCCATTATACACATTTAGTAAACAGAAACTGCGGCTCTAAATTTAGCAAGTGGGTTACATAATCAAGGCATCTAGTGAAGTGTGCTTTCGTCAAAAATCTTGATTTCATAGAGGGGAGGAAGGCAAAGTTTTGCTGTATTTTCTCAACACCTTGTtcattattataaaattatatataatgaaatttcaaaatatttgctAATATAGAAAAAAACccacaaaacaaaaaattagaATTCGTTTTATTGTCGTATATGTTTTAGATTTATGTTTAGATCTATATTATTGTTACCATTTATATCAGttgttataatttaattaaaaaaattcatcatACTTGTAATTTCTGTTCGTTTAAATTTGAgtgtattaattttaaaataagctAGATTAAATAAAAGCTTTAATGTTTTATTGGTATAactaaaacttaatattttttattttcttaggACGATTAAAAggataaatttaaatatataactaAAACCAAAAACCAACTCCaacatatattaaaaaatatgacTCATTTTGTCTGACAAAACaacaatttataaaatatcaaGTTTATATCTGATTATATAATGACGTTTATATTCGAGTTTTTTGAATTAACTAAATAAAATAGATATCATTAATTagcatttaaaatacatttattTGTAATCTCAAACATTAATCTTATAACGTTTATTTATCCTAACTAAAGAAATATAttaatttctttaaaattttgattaaatcatatataaattgttatttttgaagCCCACGGTATAGTTTATTACAATATACATTCCTCATTCCCATAATTGAAAGGAAATGGACGATGTTACACTACAACTCTATTATACCACCGAATCTTCTGTCTTTGTTATTTCCTAATCAAAGGCAAGTTGCGCAACATCAGGCTTGGTTAATCAACTGGGACTTCCACCTCCATTTTCAAACCTTCATGGtccaatatctgaatcacaAGCATAAAGAAATGAGACAGTCAGTCATCGCAAACATACGGTGAATCAAGTCGCTGTGTATTCCAAACACGTTTTCGATTTCTTTCATTCATTAACAAAGAACATGCGTTTGGGATTTAGTTTTATCTACTGTTACGGGTTCCATATTCGGCTGTGCAAGCAGTGACGCTGCAGAGAGGAGCAATCACCACCTCCCCCCTCCATATTTCATGTTTCCGTAAGTTCGATCAAGTTTTACGTATTATACATTGTAGAAAGCATAACTTTGGTCCGCTTTAAATTTCTCAAGTTTTAGAGATATAGTTTTACTGCCAATACAAAAATGTTGTGGCAGTGCGCAAGATCATAAGATAAGATATGACTGGCTAGCAAAAAAAAACAGACGGACCTTAATGAAATCATCCAACAGAAGAGAAGATTCACTTGTGTATCCAGCTTCTTGCAGAAGCTGACGTAAAACTTCCTGAAAACTCCACAATAACAAATAAACAAGTTTAACACAGAGTTCAATGGTACGAAAACGTGCAAGGGATCTTGGTTAAAGTTTTAGAAAAGGAAATAAACAAATCAAGAATTCGCAATTCAAAGACTTGAAATCCAGTTGTTTAGTACCTCCCGTTGCTTATCCGACATAAATGGTCCAGTCAAATCCTTGAGCACTTCAATTATGTCATTGAAAGTCACCTTTCCTTTGCCATCCCTGTCATATACTTTGAAGATAACTGGACAGGTAAGAGAAAAAGTTCAGAAGCCGATGAAGTGTATATTTTTGAGTCATAAAACTGACCAGGTATCAAGAAATTACTTAATATGAATATAATCTAGAAGAAACACATCAACTAGAGCACAAATGAATGCCTGCTCTCATAAAAAATTAATGACCAAACTGGACATCTCAATACGATCATAAAGCATAATCTGCTTGTAATAACACAGTAACATTATTCATCTTCTTCTTTTAAAGTTTTTTGCAGTAAATAGTTATTTTCAATTACGATTTACGACTAGTCTACAAGTTTATGGAGGTCCCCTTTGAAACAACAGAAAGCTACAAAATCCAATCACCCGAAAAGACGGAATCCCAAAATTTAGACTCTCCGTATTAGTTTCTAAATCACAATCTTTAAGCAACATTGATGAAAAGCTATTTCATATCCCCCAACACAACAATAAATCTCATGTACACATATCTAATACCATTGGTGTAAATAGCAATATCTTATCCTAATTTATTACAAATGCCTAGAAAAAGAAAAGCGTCcatttatcatttaaaccatggAAAGGCAAATAGCAGGTTTGAGACCTACTCCCGATTTTCTGAGATGCAGTCGCTTTTGCACTGAAAGCAGACAAAAATGCAACAAAGTCCTTGAAATTCAAGCCATCCACCATTGTTAGCAATCTCTACAAAGAACCCATTAAAAAAGGGAAAGAAAATTTAGAGATTTAATACCAAGATTTTGGTATATAAACTtttcaatttttaaatatatagtagaacaagattttaaaatatatgacCTTTTCCACTCTTATACATATACTTCACATGAAAATATAaagattatatttaaaaataaaaaataaaaagtgcCATTAATCAAAACAACATCCAACCAAAGTCATGTATCAAACCAAACTAACTGAGATGTACAAGGAAAAAGTTCAACACACGCCTGGATTCTATTCGATGGGAGAGTACTGGAAAAACTACACATCAACGTTACAATCTATTTCATATGAAATCATACAACAAAACTACAATTTTTATCTGATTCTACCTGAGAAAGTGGATTCATTGCAAATTCTGGTACTGACAAAAACTCATCTGCTGATATGAATCCTTTTGCATTCCTATCCAGTTGGCAAAATCTCTTATACAGTGACACTATTTCGTGCTGAGTAACTAaattatcataaattaaaaaagaaattaGAGAACAAAAAACCGCGGATTTCTCGACCATCACGAAAAAAGAGACCACGCAAGACAATTTACATACTGCGAGAACAACCACTTACATAGATTATTACAGTGTTCCTGAACTTCTTCAATATCGTATTGTGTCAGCATTGATGAAGCACTACCCATTTTTATTTAAGAATCAATctgcaaaaacaaataaaaaaagaatCAAAGTTACAGATAACCCACCTCTAAAAATCGGATCTTTAgccaaaaacaaaaaagaaatcACGTCCTTTCAGGAAATCAAAATCGAAACGAGAAGAGACCTACAAATTCCCGGTTGATCTGTGAATTAATGGACccgaatgaaaaataaattaagagGGACGAATATTTCAATTATGTGGTGACATAAAATGGCGTGATTATCTATACTATTTATAATACAATCGACGGTCGGTAAGGTCACCATTACTGCTTTTCTTCCCCAGACCCGATTATACCCCTGCCAAATCAcatcttttaaaaaatataaaataaaattaaaaacccaAAAGTTCAATATAAAAAATCAAAAGCAATTTTAATgtaaacaaattaaatattaacaaaaaaaaCTATGTATGTACTATTTTACTATATATGAACATTAttctaaaataatttttaatcaaCAAAAATGTTCCACCCTTtccaatttatttttaatataagttAGTATATTCCAATTCCAAAGTAAAAAAGCATACATGCATGGGACGAGAAAATGAGATTGGGATTGCCTGGTCATCACCGCAaggaagaaaaggaaaaaaggaCGACTTTGTTTGTTTAGACAAAGTGACGTATACTTCGATAGTTATAATTCAGAGATTGTTTGGATCTTAATACAAAAATGAAAATGCAGTTCATCTTTCCCCATTTGACAATTTCTTGTTTACTTCTGGACGAGTTATTCTAGGGAAAACGCTtatcatcatataaacatgtcgAAATCGATTAGAGGAGCGGAAGCCGTTTTGGAAGATCGATAACTTGCCAATTCAAAGCACTTACTTTGGCCGACGTACCCAATTTTGTATGTAATTTAGTTGGACGAGATGGGTTGGTCCGTAACCTGATGATCATGTTATTTTGGTCTGTTGAAAAATTATCAACTTAACTCATCTATTTTATATGGTGAACGGATCTAATCCATTTTTATATCTATATGACATGAGACCAGAAACCATACATACAGATGTAAAAATGGATTAGATCCGTCCACCAAATAAAATAGATGAGTTAAGTTGATAATTTTTCAACAGACCAAAACAATCCTACGAATAAAAACATCCTATGAATAAACATTGAACAAACATCCtatgaataaaaaaatttaggaACTAACCTAACCTAAAGGAGCCATAAAAACATTTATTCACTGCACTAGTAAATCATTTAGGTTAAGTATATTTAAACTTCAAAGTAACACAACTGCCTATGCATCATCAAAGCATGTTAAACACATTAATTGATGAATTAATACTAAATCACGTAGGCATAGTtatcaaatattaatttaagaATTAATATAGCACAATAACTAAGCCAACAAACTTTCAAGATaaacaaatattaaattaatcaaCGCATCATGGCAAAAATTTCCAAGCTAACACAAATATGATAGGTCCTATGAAGAAGAGAGATGTACAAAGTTTTTCAACCAACTTTtgtaactcaaaatttaaggcttcaaaacatttttaattGGCCAGATAGCATTGATTTGCATATTCTACGTtccaaaatcaataaatacaaTAATCTTTGAGCAAAAAACTGgtggattagcgacggttattggtGAAACCGTCGCCAATATAGCGACGGAATCTTTAAACCGTCACCAAATGAGCATGGGTTTtttggcgacggttttattcaaccgtcgcaattagcgacggttttactgtCGCCAATAGCTACGGTTCTTGTCTAACCGTCGCCGTTAAGATCGGCCACGcaaaaacagtcgctattagcgacggtttattaaaacccgtagctaatagcgacggtgtagtcaaaacccgtcgctatgaTTTTATATCCTCCACGCGATTTTCGCCTTTCTTCTCTGGTAATTTCGGTTTTTCGCAGTTTTTGTTTTGTTCCTAACACTTTTGCGTATTAATTTTGTATATTTGCTTGTTTTTGTGATCTTTCATCGTTTCGTGGATCTGCATATTTTTCCACACGTCGGGTTTTTAATGcgttttttttacaaaaaaattaatatttaatttttgtagCTTAATTTATTTATGAATTATAGGGtagtaaattattaattttgtaaattatGAATGAGTGTTTTTTAATAGATAAGATTAAAATCCGTTGTTTCATTAAGCTACTGATCGTTTAAAAATCTTCGCTTATTATTGTCATATAAACCGGAACCAAACCGAGgttttaaagttcagtttctgAAATTGAGAAATCGAAACTAGAAACGAGA from the Primulina eburnea isolate SZY01 chromosome 3, ASM2296580v1, whole genome shotgun sequence genome contains:
- the LOC140828146 gene encoding uncharacterized protein; translated protein: MGSASSMLTQYDIEEVQEHCNNLFTQHEIVSLYKRFCQLDRNAKGFISADEFLSVPEFAMNPLSQRLLTMVDGLNFKDFVAFLSAFSAKATASQKIGIIFKVYDRDGKGKVTFNDIIEVLKDLTGPFMSDKQREEVLRQLLQEAGYTSESSLLLDDFIKILDHEGLKMEVEVPVD
- the LOC140825909 gene encoding probable 3-hydroxyisobutyrate dehydrogenase-like 1, mitochondrial, with amino-acid sequence MRLSPHRSLLHFTTLAYSKTLLLLRSMAAAPSSSQPVSPENTKVGWIGTGVMGQSMCSHLLKAGYTVTVFTRTKSKADSLLSMGAHWADSPNSLASKSDVVFSIVGYPSDVRHVILHPTSGALAGLRSGGVLVDMTTSDPSLAVEIHSAATSASCSSIDAPVSGGDRGARLGSLSIFAGGDEAVTTRVTPLLNHLGRVYYMGGPGKGQFCKLANQVTIATTMVGLCEGLIYASKAGLDLTNYLNAISTGAAGSKSLDLYGNRILNRDFEAGFYVNHFVKDLGICLRECQNMGLALPGLALAQQLYVSLKAHGEGDLGTQALVLALERLNNISLKSESSNLKEK